TTGCTATCGAATTATGTTGATTGTAGAGCATTTTATACTTTTAGTTTTTGTATGTTGataggaaaataataaaaacaataaagtAAAGCTTAAAAAAAATCACCAATTTGTCTCCTTTTAATTTAAATTAGGTTAAATCCCTTAGAATTGGAATGTGGCATAAAGTGATAACCATTTGAAATTGAGGAGGTGTGGAAGAGGAGTCCAACTTATCCAAGAGAATGAAAGGAAAGAGAATTACTCATGTGGTGCTACTACAATTGTTAGAACTTGCGGTCTCCAAAGTAAATTACACGCTTCCGTCAGGGACCGCACTCAAATTTTATGAAAATCTTCATCCCCTTCTTTTAAAGTCCAGAATCTTCTCTTCTCGGTTCCCACAATAATAAATaattcaggaaaaaaaaatcagaaaaaatcaGAGGGAAAGATTATGAAGCCAATGCCGATCGATTTCTTTGCGGACCTGGAGGAGCAAGGAACAACCGTCGCTATGGACGTGGACGATGCTGAAGCCCTAGAGATCTTCGGCGGCGGAGAAGGGCCTATCGCCGCCTTGGAACACCACCGTCTCGCCGATGCtgatttcttcaattctttccaGGACGACTTCGACGACTCCGACATCAACTAAAATAATAATCAATTGCTAGTTATTACCAGTCCTTAATCGCCCACCCCCAGGGTTTTGAATTTTCGGTTTCTAAACTCTAATTACGTATGTTATGTGATTAGTTATGAGGCTGTTGATGGAATGGTGGTTTTGTGGATGTTGGATTATGGAATTTTATAAAGATAATTGAATTATCCGCTGCTGAAGTTTTTCAATTTGTTTTTGTTCTCGTATTTTTTTTCTGGTTGTTTATTTGAATTCTGCGGgtattaattatttctttttgctAATTTCTAGTTTAAGCTGTGGGATTGGCATGTGCATTTTCTGGACAAATTTACTGCCTGTTAAGACTTCATTTGCAGGAATGTATGCTTTCTCCAAAGCAGTAGTTTTGTGGGTTTTTATTTCTATGGAAGTTTCAGCAACTAGGTTTTTATGAATTGGCAGGAACGAATTCAACCATCAGCTCTTAAGTTTCCTTCCTCATTTTTTGAGAATGTGGCTTGATTGAGAGGtttattttgaagaattttacGTGTGGTACAGAATTTCATAGTTGGAACAGGAATGGAGCATGAATCTGTTTGAGAGGTTGCTTTCTTACTTCATCTTGTTTGATTAAGGACGATGTAttgatatttttcttcattttgttaaCCCATCAATGCATCAGTGTTAGATATAATCGTTGTTGAATCTTTTTTGATCAAGTAGAGGGGAATCTTAATCTAATTGGATTTCTGAGAAAATGCCTATTACTTTATGCACTGTTTGCAtgcaatttattttttttttttttttttgggcttagTACCTTTATGATTTCTCATAGAAACCTTTCACCTGGAGTAGTTCTCTAATAGTGCTTATGCTTGTTTGCAATCTGGTGAGCCATAGTCCAGCATGATTTTCCTCGGCCTCCCCTGTGGCATGTTTTGGAGGGAGCAAATTGCACTTAAATGGATGAAACTACATACTCTTAAACTGGGGATTGGGGAGGCTGTGATGATTTTGGTTATTGTTGCTTTGGAAGCAAGCATCAAGCTATCAAAAGCTAGAATCCATAGTTCAAGATTTTTGCAGATGTTTCAGTGGATATGTTTTGAGTTCTTTAGTCTGCATAACAGAACATGGAAAACTATCAAGATAAGCTAAAAACTATGGAAAATGGTAACAGCCAAATAAATAGCTAAATTTAATCAGTATATCTGTTATTACATCCTAATGTACCTCAGGATATTGATGACAGTTATACCGATGTGGGAACGCTAATTCAGCTAAGCTAATTTGGTAGAGAACCCAAAAGGGTGCTATTACTAGTCTGTACAATATAACCTGTAAATCACTAGTGTGTACAATATAAcctgtaaattaaaatttttttgcaaaa
This Coffea arabica cultivar ET-39 chromosome 3e, Coffea Arabica ET-39 HiFi, whole genome shotgun sequence DNA region includes the following protein-coding sequences:
- the LOC113737046 gene encoding small acidic protein 1; amino-acid sequence: MKPMPIDFFADLEEQGTTVAMDVDDAEALEIFGGGEGPIAALEHHRLADADFFNSFQDDFDDSDIN